Proteins co-encoded in one Zymomonas mobilis subsp. mobilis ATCC 10988 genomic window:
- a CDS encoding PQQ-dependent sugar dehydrogenase encodes MLKNIWNRMSNRRRLLSGMLLLACISAPVVLRDRAHVPFDQVTGTKPVLTEPRWHRLWPVFNPGRFVGWSDDHKKPETVSGLKISLFADKLFHPQWIYLLPNGDILVSESNAPISSRHKPGFLKRLFWHLTRREKDSSPDRIVLLRDSNHDGKADQKSIFIDNLHSPFGIALKGDRLYVATSDAILAYPYKGGEDHITAPAQQITTLPAGDINLNWTRNILLSPDGRFLYVAVGSATNIADKGMALEKERAAVWEIDLQNNSHRLYTTGLRNPVGMAFHPETKALWSVVDERDNVGSDMVPDYLTQLNEGDYYGWPQFYWGGYPDRHFKKIDKLTQSTVTWPDYSLGAHVAPLALVFAHDPASGRVNLGDNFKNGAFISEHGSLYRYPWSGYQVVFVPFNDKGEATGKPITVVKDFRQGNKVYGLPAGMTGDASGALLIADEASNRIWRLSKD; translated from the coding sequence ATGCTTAAAAATATCTGGAACCGGATGAGCAACCGACGACGCCTCCTTAGCGGGATGCTGCTTTTAGCCTGTATTAGTGCGCCGGTTGTTCTCAGGGATCGGGCGCATGTGCCTTTTGATCAGGTCACAGGCACAAAACCGGTTCTAACCGAACCCAGATGGCATAGGCTTTGGCCGGTTTTCAATCCGGGGCGCTTTGTCGGCTGGTCGGACGATCATAAAAAGCCAGAAACAGTTTCAGGTTTAAAAATATCGCTTTTTGCCGATAAACTGTTTCATCCCCAATGGATTTATCTGTTACCGAATGGTGATATTCTCGTTTCAGAATCCAACGCCCCGATTTCGTCTCGTCATAAACCGGGATTTCTCAAGCGCCTTTTCTGGCATCTTACTCGCCGTGAAAAGGATTCTTCACCGGACAGGATTGTTTTGCTGCGCGATAGCAATCACGACGGGAAAGCTGACCAGAAAAGCATTTTCATCGACAATCTTCACTCCCCTTTTGGTATCGCCTTAAAAGGGGACAGGCTTTATGTCGCCACCAGCGATGCCATTCTCGCCTATCCCTATAAAGGCGGTGAAGATCATATCACCGCGCCAGCGCAGCAAATCACAACGCTTCCGGCAGGCGACATCAATCTGAACTGGACACGCAATATCCTTCTCAGTCCAGACGGGCGTTTCCTTTATGTGGCGGTTGGTTCTGCGACCAATATCGCGGATAAAGGCATGGCACTGGAAAAGGAACGCGCTGCGGTCTGGGAAATCGACCTGCAAAATAACAGTCACCGACTGTACACCACAGGCCTTCGGAATCCGGTCGGTATGGCCTTCCATCCAGAAACGAAGGCATTATGGTCAGTTGTCGATGAAAGAGATAATGTCGGCTCGGATATGGTGCCGGATTATCTGACCCAACTGAATGAAGGTGATTATTACGGCTGGCCTCAATTTTATTGGGGCGGCTATCCCGACCGTCATTTCAAAAAGATCGACAAGCTGACACAAAGCACGGTGACATGGCCGGATTATTCGCTCGGGGCGCATGTTGCTCCCTTGGCCTTGGTTTTTGCCCATGATCCGGCTTCTGGTCGGGTCAATCTTGGGGATAACTTCAAAAACGGTGCCTTTATTTCCGAACATGGCTCGCTCTATCGCTATCCATGGTCAGGCTATCAGGTCGTTTTTGTGCCTTTTAATGACAAAGGCGAAGCTACCGGAAAGCCGATCACGGTGGTCAAGGACTTCCGGCAAGGCAACAAGGTCTATGGTTTACCGGCCGGTATGACCGGCGATGCTTCCGGTGCCTTGTTGATTGCAGATGAAGCCAGCAACCGCATCTGGCGGCTGTCCAAAGACTAA
- the grxB gene encoding glutaredoxin 2, translated as MNLKLYIYEHCPFCVKARMIFGLKDLAFDQVILQHNDEAQPIRMTGYKLVPILEENGHFMGESMDIVQYIDQEKGRPLLTGARNPAVLRAMHSFSGIYSLLYPRAVMAPLPEFATQAARRYFIRRKEGEVGSFDQCIKETPRLIQRYEDSLEQLEPLIQSPEAVNGQLSTDDIHLFAQLRSLSLVKGVRYPDKVDRYRHRMADMTGIFLFDAIAR; from the coding sequence ATGAATTTGAAGCTCTATATCTATGAACATTGTCCTTTCTGTGTGAAAGCACGGATGATTTTTGGATTGAAAGATTTAGCTTTCGATCAGGTTATCTTGCAGCATAATGACGAAGCGCAGCCGATCCGCATGACCGGTTATAAGCTGGTGCCGATTTTGGAAGAAAATGGCCATTTTATGGGCGAGAGTATGGATATCGTCCAATATATCGACCAAGAAAAAGGCCGTCCTCTTTTAACGGGAGCGCGGAATCCGGCCGTTTTACGCGCTATGCACAGCTTTTCGGGTATTTATTCTTTGCTTTATCCGAGGGCGGTGATGGCTCCTTTGCCAGAATTCGCTACCCAAGCGGCAAGACGCTATTTTATTCGCCGCAAAGAAGGCGAGGTCGGTAGTTTCGATCAATGTATCAAAGAAACGCCACGCCTGATTCAACGTTATGAAGATAGTTTGGAGCAGTTGGAACCGCTTATTCAGTCACCGGAAGCGGTCAATGGTCAGTTATCGACCGATGATATTCATTTATTTGCCCAACTACGCAGTCTGTCTTTGGTGAAGGGGGTTCGCTATCCCGATAAAGTTGATCGCTATCGTCACCGGATGGCAGATATGACGGGTATCTTTTTATTTGATGCAATAGCCCGTTAG